Part of the Trichoplusia ni isolate ovarian cell line Hi5 chromosome 16, tn1, whole genome shotgun sequence genome, AGATAGACATTTTTCATTTccgaaattaatatttctgaataagtaaaatttaatttgtgaagATTAACACTAACTCAGTCAAATTAAAGTCAGTTAACCGAGTTTCATATTTCAGATTACAATTGTTCCACTCTGATTACtagtaagtttttattataccaATGAATTATGCGGCTTATGCATGAAAGTAAGATATTTACATGCGGCTGTGTATGTGGAGTCAATCGTATGTCAGCAACTAGAATCTTCAATCTTGGTttcataacaaataataatatgtagatacTCTATTTTAAGGCCATTTATTGATAAGCTTTTTAGAGAAAAAGCCGGACCTTCGAAATTTCTATTTCGAATGTCCGGCATtcaaaatagaaatttattatgttttattaaccGCTCCAGTTATGTAGTAAAAATACGTTTGGTATAGCAGCCTCTTAAAGGCAGGAAAGGCTAgctaatttatcaaaaattaccaacacaaataattaagtggaaaactttaatttaactaaaaaaaacagcacATGAACGCAAACAGACATACAGTGGAGAGATTCCGATTTTGACCCTTTGGGAATgggattaaatttattaaaaataatattctttgtaaTCATTGAAGATGTATATCAGTACGCAACAGAATGCAAAGCTATACCAAACAAATTGTCGCATTTTTCTACACTTTTATACGGTAACCCAAATGAAAAGGGTTCCGtctaatattttaagaaacctTCACTACGTGAGCATTTCGCTTGTTTTTCAATATCACTTTCACTTTGCATTGACCGGTTGGGCGCAGAATGTGTATAAGAAGGTGTATACATGCCCCGGAGTTTCTTTAAACTGGGGAATGGAGACATACCTACCAAAATACAAGacgtatttttatgttttttagaataaatactaCCTAGAGCATTAGAATGAGGTATTGAGCCACAATAAACTGAAGACAAGCCATGTATTATAAATGATTGAAAAATTCCTTTATAATATGAATCTCAACCGCCTTTGATTCGAATTCATAGAGATTATTTTCTTGTACCTACTAGGCTCTAAGAAATAGGAGCTCGTCGATTAATAGTTTATCAGTTTCGATCATGGCATAGTTAGTGCTAAACAATAGAACGATGAGGTGTAAAGATGTACTGATAAGGATAAGATGAGCGTGCCGTCGCCCCCACTATCTGTAATTGCTTTACGTGACTTGGCAGCTTTCTcgagctgcgcacgcgcacattATTTAGACCTCACCTCGACGACGTATCGCAAGCATTTGCGACACCcggaaatattatatttgaatccCTCTAGATCAATTTTATATCCCATAAATTGTGGGTACGTGCATTCCAACAGGGGcatataagtttaaaaacttCTTGAGATATTTTCAAATCATATCCACAGCTAGAAACGTTTAGGCACGTTGAGGAATTCGTATTATTAACTATTTCCAAAATACCTGGTCCcaacaattatataaaatttagatTCAGACAAAAGTAGACCATTGAATACAGTAACTACGCCAATGTTCCGatcgtaatttatatttacacgCATTAATACTATGTGCATTAGCATGTCATTGTTATATTGTACTGTGCACATATGGCACCACTTAACAATCAATTCAATTCACTTACCACTCCACAGTAATCTATAGCTATTTAGTTATGAGGAGAAAAACAGTAATTGCCGCGAAAGCACTAAATCTCCACAATGCTGAATTGACTTGCAGATCAGTTATAGACAGAAAAGGAAAGTTCTATGTAAAGTTGCGACTCACGTTGCTTTTTGTCGATCATCTCGTGTGAAATCTGTTCATgactttttatgtatttttaatatgcGAGTCAACAAAGTTAGTCCCACGAAAGGCGTCGAGGACGCCGGCGGCGCTCGCGCAGCCTCCCGCCACGCACTCGCTCGTCACACTTCATCGCGGACTATTTTCACATCACAATCGATTTATTCGTGTATTTGTAACTGTCAATAAATTCTGCAAATAGAAACATAATAAAAGTCATTATAGCTACTTACAACATGGAACAACATAGTCGAATTGGAAATCATGAGCTACATTTtcttcgtatatttttttataaatagcccttaatcaataataaatctCTCATTACGAAAATGAAATGAGAACAACTTTCTCAGAATACTAGACATGATGATCAATGAGCGTTAAATTCGATAATACTTCAGTTTTCTAGTCCACTAATGAGTATTTTGACAGAGCAATTAAGGAGTTTAAAATGATGCGTGCGAATAATGGTCCGCCCTCAGGTGACGACAAGGTGACGTCTACATCTCAATCATCCATGGAGATTGATGAACGCTCTTAAACACATTTAATAAGATTGGCTAAGTTGATGGTTTACTTCCAATATGAATGATAGGAAATTTATGAATTTTCATACCATGAAGTTATACCATCCCTTCATTATCCATTAcattctcatttattttaatttggtaaAAGGATCTCAAACAGTAATTAGTAGAACGCGAACGGAGCCAATAAGGTTGTGTGATGTGCCAAGTATTTGAAGATAATGCGGATGGTGCACACACGTGGTCGGTCACATCCTCCCCTAGATGCTTACTTAGCTACTCTTGTCGGATATCCAATGAATACAGaaactactttttattttttgggagCTAGATAGCACGGCCACTCTAAGCGTTTCGAGTGTCTCGATGTCTCGCCAGCAGGCGACAGCTCAGATGTGCTTAATTGACCGCGATCTAACGTCTATTATTATAGTATAGCCGCAGATTACAGAAAATAGAAAATGCCCGAGGGCCCGCTTTCTTACGAGTAGCCTAGTTATAGCTGGGCGCAGCCGCACCAACTACCTAATGTATATCACTCGTCTTCTCCAACCGCTGTGTAACAAGCCCACGGAAAATAATTAGAATCGCCACTAACTTGGcacttattaaaatttgatgtaCGTAGTGATTAAATGGAGAGCTCTGCTAGAGTCCCGATCATTTACacaagtattttataagttttaaccAAATTCGTGAGAGGAAAACATGGTTAGcaagatttttatattcttatatCATTAGCAAGTAAAGCTACCCATAAAAGCCATTTTTTGTCATTATGAAGGTACTAGCTAACGTTGCATTCGAAGCAGCTCTCGATGTTTCACGCATAACATCACATCAAACGTCTTCGTGTAGTTATACTATATTCCGAGATCGACAGATGAGACTTTCTGTGCTTTCTAACCGGCGAGCGATCGAGTGTCTGGGGTGAAATCGCGCGCAACTGCCCGGGTAGACCGTGTCCACCGCACACAAGTGTAGCGCTGCAGCTGCACGAATATATTATAGAATTACTAATCACATACTCAATTTAGCTCCATGACTCCATCCAAAGTTCATACAATTAAGATTCTAATTCCTACCAGATTAGGCGTTTCCCATAAATATACCTGAAGTTGAAGGCTCAAAATGTTAACAGGTGAATTCTATaggaaaaaagaaatgaaactgTCGATCATGTCACAGTATGTACAAACATACGCGACCTTGTGCTGTAATAAGGTGAAGGCCGCGCGTGGTTTCCTCTCGGCGCAGCGGGAGCGGCGAGTCGGTGCAGTTCCGGCGCGGGTGCGCGGGTGCGAGCTGCACTCGGTCAGTGGGTCACCCCACtgccggcgccgcgccgcggTAGGGGCAGCGGCGGGTGCCGCGGGCGCCGCGCGCAGTGCCTGCCCGCCTGCAGACCGCCCGCCATGCCCGCTcagcccgcccgcgcccgctaGCGCCCATGCCCCGCGCCGCCTCGGCTAGTGCTCCTCTCACCGTGTCTCCTTGGTTGCAGGACGCTGACTGACTGCTCTGTGACCATGAAGAGGATCAGGTTGCTGCTGGTGGCCGCTGTGCTCCTCATAAAGGTGagtttacttctttttttattatgttaaattaagaaagtgtgaaaatagaaatataatacgAAGAACAAGTTTTTTTCTTAGGAATAAACTTTGATTAATATTcaactacatttaaaattaaattactgttttgtattaatatttttataccaagatttttattaacgagaaataaataaaattaataaatttaagttttctttttggtGTTATCTAACCGAAAAATCTTATTGGTGACCAAGATTAAGAAAATTGCAGCTCTATTCATTAAAGCTATTTTCATAAGAAGTgagaatttaatattacaataaatagatGTTGTTTATGAGTACATTAGAAATAACTATACCTATTAAAGCTCAACCCGGTTGATTGTTTCTGCACCTGATTACAGTATCGCTATCATAAATCTACCATGAAGTAGAAGCGACTAGAATCATTGTTTATTATGACATAGTAACacaataatcttaatttaaataataacagttagCAATCACCATCCACGCTGCCGTGCTAGCAATCATCCGACGCATGCTCGGCGCTCTAGACCTAGTCCCGTTGAATGGAACGATCTCTGCTATACCAGAGCATCTAACAGTCCGCCATACTCACTCATatatctcaaaatatttatatattttcaaaaatataccgtaacacaaatattatccTGATTCTTAGATCCTAAATAGAATACGTTGATTTGTAGATTAGTTTGTATCTTAGGCACTTTTCATTCCATGAACAATTTTCTGCAATCATCTTAGGTCGATAATTCCAGTGAAGCACTCAtatgtttaagtaaattatgtacGGAGACATTCAGTTCtttcatcataattatttatagatataacgTTTATATGCAGTGTTTCGTGGAGCGTAGAGCCAGCAATGTGTAGAGCGGGCACGTAAGTGTGTAAGGCACGCGGTGCACTGTCGAACGCTTCTACATTATTCAGCTTTTTCCGCTTGCGTTCTCCACAACTAGGCTAATGATTCCGTTAGCGCATCCACTAAACTGTGGACCATTGGAGAATAACTGCGTATGCTGATACGTATGTTAAATGCACAAGAAAGAAATTAATGCTCTTATGAGCTTGATTTGTGCAGCCAGAACGGAAAAGATTTAAGTTAATTTCAACGAATATTCTTATCAAATAACGCGTCTCTGCAGATTTTTGGAATTCTAATTTTACTGTCTTTCAGGCCTAAATAACCTAACAAAAAATTGCTTTCACttgcaaattataattacgaCGTAATCATAATAATTCCGATTTAGAAATAACTTGAAGGGCTAAAATAAAGCGGCATTTTTCAAATGGAAATATTCTCATGGaatgtaaaaaaagttgtatGGATAAGACAAAACATTGTAATATCCACAAAGGAACATCAAATCCATTTTCGTTAACTCATAACTAAGCCGGAAAGGCGAGCAGTCGTTGACCACTCTGGCATTTTTTGTACACTTTCACTGTTCAAATTTCGCATCTTTGTAAGGTAATGACGCAATTCAGTTACTGTTGTGCAAGTTATTTTATTCAGGTTGATGGAGGCTTATAATAGTAGTTAAATGTTTCGCAACATTATTTCAGACATTAGGAACTCTATAGAATCTTTTTTGTCAAGTATTTAAGGAAAATTAGAAAGAACTCATCCTTTATTCGAACAAGTTATATCCGTAACTTTTGCATTTTTGACATCTTTTCCAATTCTCATAGATCGaacattaaatttatcattattttttgtgatttactGCTCAAGCttaatattaactaataaataagtttaacttTGACACCTGAAACTTAAttgatttccaattattttaaacatgaacaataaaatatagtgTACAACATTTTTCGTAGATATTGTTGAGTGATCGCTTCACGTTAGAAAGCTAATCGTTAAAGAGTGATCGCTTTCGTTTGTCGGTCTAGCTTTATACCTTTCTGACAATTCACAACCAATTGTTACCTCACAAGGACAGTATAAAAACTGTCTTATTCACTGTCATGGATAGATAAAACAATACTACGATGCTTAGTGCCATTAATTAGTACATTAGAGATGTATAAGTATCGAATGAAGTAAGCCTCACGAAGAGTGATTAGAGTGAGAAATTATatgtgtattaatttatttcaaaatacagtTACATACATTGAGTATATAGCAACTGCAGTTGATAAGAATTTCAAATGGACAAGAccgaaatacaaaaacattacgTATGTACGTAGTTTTCACAAACTCTATTTTGTAATCTACGTTTGGTATCCAAAATTTTTTgatttaaatcttaaatataacattgttaGTGAgattcagccattactttctcGATGTAAGGGAAAGCGTTCTTGAGGATTTGTGATCTCCACGCTCGAGGTTCAAGCGCATGACATTTAGTGCGCTTGTAAGCAACACGCTCATGTGAAACACTCATAACCTGTCCATTTATACGATGAGATGTCGTGACATGGGCGAATAACTACAAAAACTTGAGTGTTTCATTGTGTTTCGTCTAAGAAGATTCTAATGATATCAGAGTCACAAACTGACAAGctagaaaaaattaaacttcatCAATATTGACAAAACTGAACACCATTTTAACGTGAAGGTATAATATGAAGGTGAAATATGAAGGAATATCGTGTACGCGactttaattacataaaatcatagatacctacctaaaaaaaaGGAATACGTGAATGACATTACGAGAGTAAAGTAATCGCAAATCGAGCGTGATTTAATTCAGTCGTAGTAATTCAAGTGAATGGGCATGGTTAACGAGGAGACGCCCAACATTGTGAAACAGTGTTTGATGAGGTTGATGGCGCAACTTTTCTAAAAATGCTTTCTATTTATAACACACGTCTGATGCGCTTATCAAACTTGCCTTAATCTTTTTGGAGTTCAAAACTCTATATATTGTAATAGGGTACTTTTTGCCAGTCTTAAAAACAGGAGATAATTTACAAAGTGTAATGTCAAAAAACGGTTACGTTAATATTTCATTAGAATTTAAAACCGGTCAGCTTAGCAGTACTTTTTGAGAATTTTCTACTCACTTATTGCAAACATGGGACAGTTAAATTGCTTACAACAGTTAAAGAATAAATAGTAGAGTCATAACAAAAAAGCCTTTAACGGCTTATTCAGACTATTTTCctgttaaattaaaagatttatgaTGCAAATTTAATTCGACAAAATCAActaatgtcaaattaaattaaagttaggTCACCGATCAAAACAATTGGAAATAAGTACCATATAATGGCACGAAAGTTAAACACGTTACTTCTAATTTCGAATTCTAGAATgataatcttatttattaaatcttgattaaacaaataagatatcaaaaacataaagactcaaatgatgaataaaatatttttaaatagctaaAAGCAAACAACTAATTTGTAAACCCTTTACCGCAATGTGAAAACACAAGTCGGACTCGCGTTTGTGTGTCATCATGGATTTGATCACGACGTCTGATAGCACGCACCGAGCACCGAACGCTGAACACACTTCCCACGTTCCGACACGATACATATTACACTGGAGACAATACAACGCACAGGGAGAGCTGTGGGAGACTACTCATACAATAAACGCCACTTAGATCATCATGTGTGGCCCATGATAAACGAAAATAGACCCTATTACAAAGCAATAAAGCCGTCATGATGTGAAGTTTATGCCTGACTGCTTGGCACATGTTCTGGTAACTGATGATCTTGTTTTAACGATATGTGCTATTGACATAGTAATGTAACGATTGAGTGAATATGTTTGTAAGTACAAAGTACATGAAGGCAGGTCACCGAAACAAGTTTAGAGCAAACTGGTTGAAAAACAGGGATAATTTGTACCAAATCACAGTGTTTTCGCAAGGATAGCAGAATagttgaggtcgccacgccaaagccactgtgcgcgtcgtgtcgcgggttcgatccccgcgtaagacaagaatttgtgtgatgcACACGATActaatgctttttctgagtcttggtgtcattgtgcatgtgatttatatgtttgttaaaccccccgcgacacaaggattaaattccttagagcgggagtcgttttttaaaatgaaatatgaatgaaaCCGAATAACAGGCGAAATTTCTAATTACAAATCATATTTTGACCATTTTTGAAGAATGTTGTTTTGATGCACAGTCAGCGAAGTATGTTATGCAAATACAAAACcagaaaaacataaataacctCAACCCTGTTAGGATACACACATTCGAgcataacacaaacaaaaatccGGTTCCACTCAATTCTCGTTCATTTAAACAACTTTCATCTCGTCGTACTAATTTTTGTACTAAGGTATGTAGGTACAACTCTTTACGAAGTTAACAACATAAATAGTTACGTAAGACCGCAAACTGCTTGAATTTTTTATTGACAAGTTTTTCAAGCCTCATCTTGATAAAACTTTTgcttaatttaatatcaaaaaggttttaatgaggtttgttttgctttctttttctttaataggTTCGaccttaatatttttgtagactGCGGGCATAAatcaatagtatttttaagGTTCAGCTAAGATTGAGAAGATTGCACCCATAAAATTTAGTATAAGCCTATTGTGTAATGACCTTGGTAACAAGCTAGTAGTTTTCCCATAATAAATGGGGGAATTTGATAACTTTCTATAATAcgttcgtaatttttttttaatacataacgTCCAATTACCACAAAAAAAGATGGCCAAAATGGAATACCTAgactttttgttttacaaaataatagacAACTTATATTTAGCGTGGCGTGGAAGCATGCGTAGAAAAGACTGAAGATTAAGTctgttagttaaataataattgataaacGTAGGTAAtgtaatcattaatttaatctcCATTAAGTACTTTACATAGTTTATGACAGCAACTAACGTTGTTTAACATATTCGTATATTTCGGAGAGGCGGATGTGGCCGCGCTGTACTTTCACCTGCGCCGGCGCAGCACCTGTCGTCTGCGCTCCGGTGACGCACGGGCGATGCGCACGCTCAAGTAATCGCATCTATCTGCCTTCTCACTGAGTTACCCACACTAATGGGATCTGCCTAAACTAAGACCCGGAACTTATTACGTATAATAATAGCTGCTGCCTTAGTTATAAGCCgcagttcattattttttaaatttgatagcAGTCGGTAAACTGCTTCGGATTTTTACGGATGTGCTTCTGCTAGTTTTAAAGGCCTCGCTAATGTCACGGAACAGTCGTTTAgaataatttgtaattcaatATAATCAAATtgtagcaaaataaaatagacagGCAAAACATACCTTTAACGTTCATTAAAATGCCATTTTTTAACAACACGGATTCCACTTTATGCGAGATATACGGCTACCATCACGAATGGTGATTTAATCTATTATGATAGAGCACCTCACGTGAAAACTGCCGAAGAAAGCTCTAGTTGCACATGTTTATAAGTCCAGTGTTTTCTTCCGCACTCACAATCTCGATCAGTGGGTAATTTCTAACCGGTTTAGAAAACGCGAGCGCCGCCGCCACCAGCACGCACCAGCCGCGCCGCGCTCCCGCCACTCGCTACTATTCTTACGTACTATCTACGGTTACAGGTTCCACCTGTCACATCAACTCTCACGCCTTATTTTTCTGCACTTACCTACGTCCAAATACAGATAAGCCTAGTTCAAGAGACGAAGATTTAATGCGGGCTCAGCCATGACTCGATAAGCGTGTAATAACGTAAAGTGGTTATTAGTAACTCACTGCCGAGAGCGGAACTTGCTAATGGTAATAGAAATTAGATTGAGGTGCACATTAATGTAATTTGCACACTAACAGATATCACTCAACCCCTTGTCTTCAAAGAACGTTTTCTGAtcaaaagttaacaaaaatatttatggatcCACAAGACTGCGTTTTCAGCCTTTAACTAATTGATTGAAAAgattataacaaacaaaattatcaccATAGAAGTAATAACTATCTTCACACAAATATTAACAAGCGCACGTAACGTGCAACTTAATAACAATATCTATAACACGTTGTTAAACAAGACGAAGTTATCTAGAGTagcttgtttaaaataaataaagtatcgTGAAAGCATTCGCTTAATACACCTAAGCAATATGATCGTActgattaatattataattgctaGAGCGAGCCATCCATCAGTGTAGAAAGTCGGAAAGAACattgcgcgcgcgccgccgccgctcgcaAGATGAGGCGAGGGCGCTCAGCGCATGCGCTCGCGTGGCGCAGAGTATGTAGAGTGAGACGCCTCTTAGGAATGTTCCGAGCCTGCTATTAACGGACATATCGTCGCAAACACTGTTACTTGCCCATTCAACAGTAAGAAACATATTACTGGGCCTTATTTGCAAACACGCAAATCTATAACAAGAAAGAGTTACATATTCcaattataaacagttttaacGTTAATCGATGCAAAAACTTATGTATGGCTTTTTATTTCCAGGAAGCGACATGCGAGCCTCCGGTGGACTCGGCTTCGTTGCCGTTGGAACATCGGACAGGTGCCGGCTACGGCCCGCCCCTGCCACCCTCACACACGGACGACCCGTGGCCCCTGGCGACACCGGATAGCccgaaaataaaacacttacaaGTTCAATGTGAGAAGACACGCATGCGCGTCAATATAGAATTTGACCGGCCCTTCTACGGCATGATCTTCTCTAAAGGATTCTACAGCGACTCTCACTGCATGCATCTTAAGCCAGGAACTGGACATTTGAGTGCAACTTTCGAAATCTTCCTCAACAGCTGTGGAATGTCTAGCTCTGCCAATCACAACGTTGCTGCTTATGGAAGTCCAACTCCAAGTGGCTCCTACGTTGAGAACACGATCATTGTCCAGTATGATCCCTATGTCCAAGAAGTATGGGATCAAGCAAGAAAACTTAGGTGTACGTGGTATGACTTTTACGAAAAGGCAGTTACATTCAGACCGTTCCAAGTGGATATGTTGCACGCTGTCACCGCGAACTTTCTCGGGGACAACCTGCAATGCTGGATGCAGATACAGGTTGGAAAAGGACCATGGGCTTCAGAAGTGTCAGGCATAGTTAAAATTGGACAGACCATGACTATGGTTCTCGCTATCAaagatgatgaaaataaattcgataTGTTAGTGCGAAACTGCGTGGCACATGACGGCAAACGAGCACCTATCCAATTGGTTGATCAATACGGATGTGTGGTAAGACCTAAGATAATGAGCAAATTCCAGAAAATCAAGAACTTTGGCCCCTCCGCATCTGTAGTGTCTTTCGCATATTTCCAAGCATTCAAATTCCCCGACTCAATGAATGTACACTTCCAGTGCGTTATTCAAGTATGCAGATATAACTGTCCAGAACCTAAATGCGGTGGTCTCGGCGCAGACTACGGAGTACCATTGTTAGGAGGAAATACTCTTGGTGCTGACGAATATGGTGTACCGAACTCACCTCACGCTGAATATGGCCCACCACCACCAGCACCTCACGGAGAATACGGCGTCCCACCCGCTTTCCCCGATCCACGACATCCAGCGGATGCGACAGGATCGTTCTCAGAAAAACGCGATGACGCCGTACCGCCCCCTCAAGCTCAGGTCTCCTCGACACCAAACGCGCCCAGCCCATCTTCACCTGCACCAGCAAGAGATGAGGACGAAGTCAACCTACCTCCCCCTCCTCCTCCAGGCCGTCGCGGTGTATACAACACTGTTAAGAGGAAAGACGAAGGCCATGGAAACCTGGCCACCCTAGGAGGAAGACCACGCTCGGTGGAGGACTTACCGGAAAGACTAGTCGGTGTAAGACGAAGGAGAGAGACGTCATCGCCTACAAGAATCTATAAACGTGACGCTCAAGAAATGACAGACGTCAATACTAGTCGAACAATACAAGTGGTAGCGCCTGGCGACGTTAACTTCGCGCTGAACAACGCCGCAGCCAACGAGACAGTGGTGATCCAGTCGCCGGCGAGCGACCCGGAAACGATATGCATGTCGGTGCCGTCGTTTGTGGCGGGACTGGTGATGCTGCTGCTGGTGCTGGTGGTGGCGTCGCTGGTGGCCGCCTTCCTGTTCGTGCGCGTGCGCGCTCTGGACAGGAAGGGCGCGCACGGGGCCGCCGCCTACTTCGAGACGGATTACGTGAAGCACACGAACTAGCGAATGCGTCGGTGCGAGTGACGCGGGGACGTTCACAAACTTTACTCATATCCAAAGAGCGTGCGCGCTTCGGTCCCGGTCGGACGGCGCTGGTGTGCTGTCGCGGTCGCGATCGAAGCTCGGTGACTGTGTcagatatctatttatttagtttttgtaatgAGCGTGATGTATAATATGTACgactgtttttgtaaattattttattcgtgtGAAAAGCACCTGTATTTGCCTTGTAGTCGATACGTCtgttgtaattttgtaaagagTCGTAAGTAAGATTTAAATGTAAggtaaatactaattaaataccAATCAAAAGTGTCGtgtgagatatatttttttaatccgcATCCTTTTAAATAGATCGATGAATTATATTTCGGACTACTTAAGGAGTGTCCGttatgtaaagaaaatttacaagAGGAACAGTACAGCagtttaaaatgacaaaaccaataagtatacatatatttttttattaatattacgcaataatcaaCAGCTTAAAGGAcgtaatacataaaatataacaacgAACGTGTTCTTCTATGAAATTAAGTAACAGGCATACAAAGGAATACAGGTATAAGTACGTT contains:
- the LOC113502170 gene encoding uncharacterized protein LOC113502170 yields the protein MKRIRLLLVAAVLLIKEATCEPPVDSASLPLEHRTGAGYGPPLPPSHTDDPWPLATPDSPKIKHLQVQCEKTRMRVNIEFDRPFYGMIFSKGFYSDSHCMHLKPGTGHLSATFEIFLNSCGMSSSANHNVAAYGSPTPSGSYVENTIIVQYDPYVQEVWDQARKLRCTWYDFYEKAVTFRPFQVDMLHAVTANFLGDNLQCWMQIQVGKGPWASEVSGIVKIGQTMTMVLAIKDDENKFDMLVRNCVAHDGKRAPIQLVDQYGCVVRPKIMSKFQKIKNFGPSASVVSFAYFQAFKFPDSMNVHFQCVIQVCRYNCPEPKCGGLGADYGVPLLGGNTLGADEYGVPNSPHAEYGPPPPAPHGEYGVPPAFPDPRHPADATGSFSEKRDDAVPPPQAQVSSTPNAPSPSSPAPARDEDEVNLPPPPPPGRRGVYNTVKRKDEGHGNLATLGGRPRSVEDLPERLVGVRRRRETSSPTRIYKRDAQEMTDVNTSRTIQVVAPGDVNFALNNAAANETVVIQSPASDPETICMSVPSFVAGLVMLLLVLVVASLVAAFLFVRVRALDRKGAHGAAAYFETDYVKHTN